CTTCTTACTTTGCAGGACAAGTATTACATCCTAATGGTGGTGCGGTAGTTAACGCTTAAAACCTTTGTCTTACAGGCGGGCAGTTGTCCGCCTTAATAATGAGTGTCTAAATGATTACGAATTTAATTTTAGAAAATAAACAAACCTTAAAAGGAGTATTCGCCGTTTGTATGATTGTGGCAGGAATTACTCATTTCATCGCTCCCCATACTTACGTCAAGATTGTGCCACCACAGCTACCCTATCCCGAAGCTATTGTCTATATCAGCGGCTTTTTTGAAATCTTAGGCGGTATTGGTTTATTAATTCCTTTGGTTAGTCAAGCTGCTGCTTGGGGTTTAGTATTGCTGCTGATTGCGGTTTATCCAGCTAATATAAATATGGCGGTTAACAATATCCATCTTGATAATGTTCCTGATGGTAATTGGTTTCAGGCAATTAGGCTGCCGTTTCAATTTGTACTCATTGCTTGGGCATATTGGTATACAAGATCGGATGCCAAAAGCGATGTCTATGACTAGATCGACGATGAGTCGCCTTTGAGAATAAAAAGTCATTGCTGTTTCCACCATTTAAAGATAAGATCTCGTACTTTTTCCTGCTTAGTTTCTATAAAGCTATTTAATTCATTTGCATAAGTAATTAGCTTCGTTTCTGGTTGTTTTATAAACAAGTCAGAACTTTTAAAATAATCACACGCTTTTTCAAAGTTAAAAACCTGTTTTGAAACATAGTATAAAGTCGCTTCTTGATCTGTCATCTAATTTATCTAACTACATCAAAATCACAAAGGAAAATAATTCAGATCATCGAATTATTTTCCTTTGTAGGCGTTCTCTTGGAAAAACTCTTAAAAATTACTAAGTTGTCTAACTGAAATCTGCGTTTTTAAATCGCGATCGCAATATTGTTTTTAATGATACGCTCTAGTTTTATTGTTATCTACCAATGGGTTAAGTTTATTAATCAAAAATACTGTCTAAAAAACTAAAAGCTAATAGCTCTTTTGATAAACTTTAGTTTTACTCTGCACCAACCATTTCTCCAGCTTGAAGTAGCTCTACTAAATTTCCTTCAGGATCTCTTACCAAAGCTAGCTTCACTCCCCAATCGGCAAAGTTCCAGGATGAAGAGACAACTTCCACATTTTTACTCTTTAAATACTCCAAGGCTTCATCTACGTCTTTGACTCCAAAACTTAAGGCGATCGCATCACCTTTTTGCTCAAAAGAAACAAGGGTTCGGCTGCCGAAGTATTCTTTGAGTTTACCGCGACACATGATAGTAAGTTTGGTTGTGCCATTGGTTAATTCAACATAGCGATCGACCTCAGAAATAAAAACAACCTCTAGCCCCAACACATCTCGATAAAACTGTAAACAAGTATCATAATCGTTGACATACAGTCTGGTATAGGAAAAATTAAATTTCATTGATTTGGTTCTCGAATAAACGCTGCTACAGTTTTGTAATTGATAGATTTCTTACACAAATTATGGTTGATTACCCGATCGGCAGGTAAAAGGTAAAAATTGTTGTTGGTTTATTTGTGCAAGCAGTTTCATAGATAAATAACTTCTTCATTTTAAAAGTTTCTGGCTACTTATTTTATCTTTTAGCCAAACTAAGCTAAAAAGAGTTTATCAAACTTGTGCCAGAGATTTATTGTATGCTGCCCTCAGAATTTATGGTAATTGCGCCATCCCCTAACGCACAGGCGCTAGCTTTGCGGTCAAAGCATTTAGAGATGTCTATTTCTAGAACTCTCTTTATTAATTCCGTTGTGCTTCTTAGAGAACAGGTTTTTTGTCATGTGTGCCTCGTCACAAAACCCCAGACGCAGAAAACGTATTACTAAAAATGAACGTATATCTAGTCGTCGTGCTGCTAAATTCCCAATCAACTATCGTGATGGACGCATCGACATTCCTGGTGTAGATAGCTGGCATAGTTATTGGCGAGAGCCTTATTATTTAATGCTGACTGTACCTTGGTGGATATTCTTTTTATTGACTGCGATCGCCTACTGTGGAGTTAATGCCCTTTTTGCTTTAGGTTATTTATTAGGAGGTGACTGTATTGCCCATGCTGATTCTGGCTCATTTAGTGATGCCTTTTTCTTTAGCGTCCAAACGCTGGCTTCTCTCGGTTATGGAGCAATGTATCCTAATACCTTCTACGCAGATATATTAGTAACCATAGAAGCTTGGGTGGGAATTATTAGTATTGCCGTAATGACAGGATTAGTTTTTTCTAAGTTTTCCCGACCTACCGCTAGGGTGATATTTAGCAAAGTAGCCATTGTTAACGCGCATAATGGTATACCTCAACTATCGTGATGGACGCATCGACATTCCTGGTGTAGATAGCTGGCATAGTTATTGGCGAGAGCCTTATTATTTAATGCTGACTGTACCTTGGTGGATATTCTTTTTATTGACTGCGCCACTCTAACGATGCGGGCTGCTAACCAACGACATAATCAAATATTACAGGCTCAAGTTCGGGTTTATTTGATGCGAGATGAAATAACTTCTGAAGGAGAATCTATGCGTCGATTTTATTTGTTAAAGTTGCTGAGAAATCAAACTCCAAGGTTTACCCTAAGCTGGACTATTATGCACCCAATTGATGAAACCAGTCCTTTATGGCAAGCCACCCCAGAATCTTTAGCCCAAACCAGAGCGATGCTGATTGTTTCTTTAAATGGAATCGATCAAACCGTCTATCAATCGCTTCATGCAACCCACACCTATAGTGTCAATGAGATTTTATGGAATCATAGTTTTGTAAATATTTTTCATGAAATTGAAGGACAACATTATATAGATTTCCAATGTTTTCACCAAACAGAGCGAATTAGCCAATAGACCTCTTGCACAAATTGTAGTCAATAAACATATCAACAAAGCTGAAAATATGAGTTTTTTATCTAATACATTTATCAAAAGTAATTAGATAAATAAACATTCTAAAACGTAATCTCAGCCAGTCAATTCGCAGATCAATCGCCTGGATTTTAAATCTGCCCTTACCACAATTACTGGCTGGCAGAAGTGATGAATGTCTACTACTTTATGTGATTTGACTCAATAGGAATCTGCATTCTGCCGATTAACTTGGGATTGTAAAAACAATTTTGAGAACAAATCACTATGGCTACTTTAATAGAATCAATTCATAGCAACAATATTATGCTTGGAAGTTCTGGTAATGATACCTTATGGGCTGGTAGGGGGGATGACCTCGTGTATGGTTATGCAGGGAACGATAAGTTGACTGGTCATTTGGGCAACGATACGCTGCTGGGGGGTGAAGGCGACGATAGTATCTATGGCGGTGAAGGCAACGATAGTATGGTTGGGGGCGCGGGAAATGACTCTATATGGGATGGTATTGGAGATGATTTCTTAGATGGTGGTAACGGTAATGATAGGTTAGATGCTTACATAGGAAACGATACACTAATTGGTGGTAATGGCGACGATTTACTGATGGGTGGTGAAGATGTCGCTTGGGCGCCTGGCAAAGATTGGGGTCCCGATCGAGATGTTTTAGATGGTGGTGCAGGCAATGATACCTTATCTGGTGGAGCCGATGATGACTTGCTTTATGGTGGATCTGGTCACGATCGATTGGGGGGAACTTCAGGAAATGATACGCTATTTGGTGATACAGGTATGGATAGTCTTTACGGTGGTGTAGGAGACGATCTTATGTTTGGAGGTGCTGATAATGATCGATTCTGGGGTAACGAAGGCAACGATAGAATGTCAGGAGATAACGGTCATGACAATCTGCTCGGTGGAGACGGTAATGACATCCTCATTGGTGGAAATGGTAAAGACACGTTAGATGGAGGTTCAGGCTCTGATATTTATGTATTAGAGTACAATAGCGGTAAAGATCTTATACTGGGTTTCCAAGATGGGGTAGATCGTCTGGGTTTATCTAAAGGATTAAGCTTTACTGACTTGACTTTTGTCTCCATAGGAAACGTTAACGGAACAAATATACTAAAAGATGGAGAGCTTTTAGCCACCTTATACGGTGCTAAACCTGACTTGCTCGATCAAAGTGATTTCGTTACAGAAGGATTTGACAAAAATTCATGGAGCTAATATCAATTCTCAAGAATTGGCTAGAGAGATAAAGCATTAGTAAAATATTCCTAACCTACTAAAGAAACAATAATATCTGTAGATAAAGAATCCAAAATTTGGGCAACTTTATTCTTGACATCATCTAAATCAGTGAACCAAGGTGAGCTTAAGCGATATTTAATATATTCCCATACTCTTTCAATTAGATTTACTAAATGCGGACAAGTCCTTTCTGGGTAACCAAGGATTTGTCCGCATCTAGGGGGTTGAAATAATAAAATAATATTATCTGATATTTTCAGTTTCTTAGCGGTATGGATAGGAGATTATCTAATTGAACAATGAGAATTGGTACAACTTGCAGTTGATGAGCCAATACAACCAGTGGATGAACCAAAAAATATATCAGGCTGCTCAACAATTAGGGAATGAGGCAAGTCAGCAAGATCAAAGAGCATTTTTTGGCTCAATTTTTGGCACGCTCAATCATATTTGGGTGGCAGATATTATTTGGCTGAGAAGATTTTCTCAACATCCTCAGCAATATTCAAGTTTGAGCAGTTTACCAAAATTATCTAGCTATACAGCGTTAGATCAGTTGGTAGCTAACGATATCGAGACGCTAAACAAATTAAGACAAGAACTGGATCGGACTATTATTCAATGGTGTGAGAAAATTGCACCAGCAGATTTGGAACATAGTCTTGAATACTTTGATACTAAAGAAAATCTATATAATAAAAACTTTGGTCTGTTGCTCCAGCATTTTTTCAACCATCAAACTCATCATAGAGGACAAGTTTCTACTTTGATCGTTCAGCAGGGAGTTGATGTAGGGGTTACGGATTTACTGAAACTTATTCCCTAACAGCATTAGGTTTCTGGCTATTGAACTAACCATTGATAACCTGCTAATTTTCAAGCCAATTGCCAAAAGGTTAAGAACTTTGGTAGCTGTTGATAACCTCTGAGTTCCTGTCGCCCTGTAAAATTGAAATAATATTTCCCTAATATTTGCTGCATTTTGGTAAAGCAGCAGACTATGCCTTACTCGATCGCGGTAATACAGTTAGGAAGATGCAATTTAAATCAATCCTTATCAAAGTCCTACTTCTCATATATCTTTATGAACATTAATACTGTCTCCACAACTCCTTTTGCGGATCAAAAGCCAGGAACATCAGGATTACGTAAATCTGTCCAAGCTTTTCAACAGCCTCACTATTTAGAAAATTTTGTGCAATCAATTTTTAATTCTTTAGATGATTGTAAGGGTCAAACAATAGTTTTGGGTGGCGATGGTCGTTATTACAACCGTGAAGCGATCCAAATCATTATGAAAATGGCTGCTGCCAACGGAGTTGGGCGCATTTTAGTAGGGAAAGCAGGGATAATGTCTACTCCTGCTGCTTCGGCAATTATTCGTCAATATAAGGCTTATGGCGGTATTATTCTTTCTGCTAGCCATAATCCAGGCGGTCCGAAGGGAGATTTTGGCATTAAGTACAATATTACCAGCGGCGGCCCTGCACCTGAAAAAGTTACGGAGGCGATCTTTGAGCATTCTAAAAAGATTGACAGCTACAAGATCTTAGAAGCGAATGACATTAATATAGATAAACTAACGGTGACTCGCTTGGGAGAAATGAGCGTTGAAGTTATCGACCCAGTTGAGCCTTATGCGCGCCTGATGGAGTCTCTATTTGATTTCGATCGCATTCGTCAGCTAATTAAAAATGACTTTAGAATGTGTATTGATTCGATGCACGCCGTTACAGGGACTTACGCTAAAGATATCTTTGAAAAGCGTTTGAGTGCAGAGTCTGGAACAGTGCAAAATGGCGTTCCCTTAGAAGACTTTGGCGGTGGACATCCTGACCCCAATTTAGTTTATGCCCATGACTTAGTAGAGATCATGTTTAGCCCAGATGCGCCTGATTTTGGTGCAGCTTCCGATGGAGATGGCGATCGCAATATGATCTTAGGCAATAACTTTTTTGTGACTCCTAGCGACAGTCTGGCGGTATTAACAGCTAATGCCACCTTAGTTCCAGGATACAAGGACGGTTTGTCTGGGGTTGCTCGCAGTATGCCTACTAGTGAAGCAGTAGATCGAGTTGCAGACAAGCTCAATATTAGCTGCTATGAGACTCCTACAGGCTGGAAGTTCTTTGGTAACTTACTCGATGCCAACAAGGCAACTCTCTGTGGAGAAGAAAGCTTTGGTACTGGCTCAAACCATGTACGGGAAAAAGACGGACTATGGGCAGTACTGTTCTGGTTAAACATTTTAGCGGTAAAAGGAGAATCCGTAGAGGCGATTGTCAAAGATCACTGGAAAACCTATGGACGTAATTTTTATTCCCGTCATGACTACGAAGAAGTAGACAAAGAACCTGCAACAGAACTCATGGAACGCTTACGAGATATGGTAGGTACAATGGCTGGTAAAAAGTTTGGCAGCTACGAAGTAAAATATGCCGATGACTTTAGCTATACTGACCCTGTAGATCACAGCGTCAGTAAAAATCAAGGTATTCGCATCGGCTTTACCGATGGTTCGCGTATTGTATTCCGTCTGTCTGGGACAGGAACAAAAGGAGCAACTTTAAGGCTGTATGTCGAAAGTTATGAACCCGATGCCAGTAAACATAATTTGGATACTCAAGAAGCTTTAAAACCGTTGATCGATCTAGCTCAAGAGATTGCTCAGATTAAGGAATATACGCAACGTGACGAACCTACTGTAATTACATAACTGACGTTGCACATTTAATTTAACTGCTGTGACGGGGTGACGGGGAGAAACTACGCAGGTAGCAAGTCTATCCCCAAGTCGCCAAGTCCCCAAATCCTCAAGTCCCCAAGCCTTACAGATTAATTAGTGCGTAATATCAGTTACATAAATAAGTAGGGGCGAACAGCCGTTCGCCCCTACTTGTTCTCAACAAGCTCGACCAAATCTTCTATCTGTTTAATCTGACTATTTCCAGCTAGATAACCAATACCACGATGAAGATGTAAAACAAACTGCTGTTTCAACGTATCGGCATCTGTTTTCAACCCATCTTGATGACATCTTTGTTTCAAGGCAATTAATAAAATATCTGCTATTTCTCCGCCAAAAACATTCCAGGCTATTTCTACTTTACTATCAGTTTTAATTGGCACAGGAGAAGGAACGCTTGGTTCAGCCAAAGAACGGCAAAAAGCCCAGCGACAAAGAATATTCCACTGTTTTATTTTCGTATTGCGCTTTAGTTTAACTAGCTGATCTTCGGCACTGCTAGAAAGGCGAACTCTCTCGATCGGATTTTCCATAGTTTGATCTTTGGTTGATTGTTAGTTATTAGTTTTCCGCAAGCTGCAAGGCTATCTGCTGATGAATCACTTAAGCAGTCAATATTCTATTAAAAACTGAAGACTAAAGACTAAAGACTAAAAACTTATTTGTTTTGATACAGGCTGCGAGGATCTAAAGCATCCCGTAAACCGTCTCCTAATAAATTAAAGGCTAAAACGGTCAAGATAATTAATAGCGCAGGAGGAATAATCAACCAAGGTTGTAATACCAAAATAGAGGCATTGGTAGCAGAGGACAATAAGTTACCCCAGCTAGGATCTTTTGATTGAATACCTAAACCAATCAAGCTGAGAGTTGCTTCGGCAATAATGAAACCAGGTACAGCTAAAGTTGCAGAGATAATTATATAGGTGGCTGTCTGGGGTAAGATATGACGCACAATAATGTAAATAGGATTAGCACCCATAGCATTTGCTGCTTGCACAAACTCCTGTTCTTTAATAGATAAGACTTGCCCTCTAATTACCCGCGCCAAACCAGACCAACTAATAAAAGAAGTAATCAGAACAATAAGTAAAAAAGTTTGCGCGCTGCTTAAACCAGGAGGTAAGACAGACGCTAAAGCAATTAACAGGTAAATTCCTGGAATAGTCATTAAAACTTCTACCACTCGCATAGCAACTGCATCAATCCAGCCTCCGAAATAGCCTG
This DNA window, taken from Pleurocapsa sp. FMAR1, encodes the following:
- a CDS encoding DoxX family protein — encoded protein: MITNLILENKQTLKGVFAVCMIVAGITHFIAPHTYVKIVPPQLPYPEAIVYISGFFEILGGIGLLIPLVSQAAAWGLVLLLIAVYPANINMAVNNIHLDNVPDGNWFQAIRLPFQFVLIAWAYWYTRSDAKSDVYD
- a CDS encoding VOC family protein; this translates as MKFNFSYTRLYVNDYDTCLQFYRDVLGLEVVFISEVDRYVELTNGTTKLTIMCRGKLKEYFGSRTLVSFEQKGDAIALSFGVKDVDEALEYLKSKNVEVVSSSWNFADWGVKLALVRDPEGNLVELLQAGEMVGAE
- a CDS encoding ion channel, whose amino-acid sequence is MCASSQNPRRRKRITKNERISSRRAAKFPINYRDGRIDIPGVDSWHSYWREPYYLMLTVPWWIFFLLTAIAYCGVNALFALGYLLGGDCIAHADSGSFSDAFFFSVQTLASLGYGAMYPNTFYADILVTIEAWVGIISIAVMTGLVFSKFSRPTARVIFSKVAIVNAHNGIPQLS
- a CDS encoding calcium-binding protein; the encoded protein is MATLIESIHSNNIMLGSSGNDTLWAGRGDDLVYGYAGNDKLTGHLGNDTLLGGEGDDSIYGGEGNDSMVGGAGNDSIWDGIGDDFLDGGNGNDRLDAYIGNDTLIGGNGDDLLMGGEDVAWAPGKDWGPDRDVLDGGAGNDTLSGGADDDLLYGGSGHDRLGGTSGNDTLFGDTGMDSLYGGVGDDLMFGGADNDRFWGNEGNDRMSGDNGHDNLLGGDGNDILIGGNGKDTLDGGSGSDIYVLEYNSGKDLILGFQDGVDRLGLSKGLSFTDLTFVSIGNVNGTNILKDGELLATLYGAKPDLLDQSDFVTEGFDKNSWS
- a CDS encoding DinB family protein, whose amino-acid sequence is MNNENWYNLQLMSQYNQWMNQKIYQAAQQLGNEASQQDQRAFFGSIFGTLNHIWVADIIWLRRFSQHPQQYSSLSSLPKLSSYTALDQLVANDIETLNKLRQELDRTIIQWCEKIAPADLEHSLEYFDTKENLYNKNFGLLLQHFFNHQTHHRGQVSTLIVQQGVDVGVTDLLKLIP
- a CDS encoding alpha-D-glucose phosphate-specific phosphoglucomutase, translating into MNINTVSTTPFADQKPGTSGLRKSVQAFQQPHYLENFVQSIFNSLDDCKGQTIVLGGDGRYYNREAIQIIMKMAAANGVGRILVGKAGIMSTPAASAIIRQYKAYGGIILSASHNPGGPKGDFGIKYNITSGGPAPEKVTEAIFEHSKKIDSYKILEANDINIDKLTVTRLGEMSVEVIDPVEPYARLMESLFDFDRIRQLIKNDFRMCIDSMHAVTGTYAKDIFEKRLSAESGTVQNGVPLEDFGGGHPDPNLVYAHDLVEIMFSPDAPDFGAASDGDGDRNMILGNNFFVTPSDSLAVLTANATLVPGYKDGLSGVARSMPTSEAVDRVADKLNISCYETPTGWKFFGNLLDANKATLCGEESFGTGSNHVREKDGLWAVLFWLNILAVKGESVEAIVKDHWKTYGRNFYSRHDYEEVDKEPATELMERLRDMVGTMAGKKFGSYEVKYADDFSYTDPVDHSVSKNQGIRIGFTDGSRIVFRLSGTGTKGATLRLYVESYEPDASKHNLDTQEALKPLIDLAQEIAQIKEYTQRDEPTVIT
- the dndE gene encoding DNA sulfur modification protein DndE, with product MENPIERVRLSSSAEDQLVKLKRNTKIKQWNILCRWAFCRSLAEPSVPSPVPIKTDSKVEIAWNVFGGEIADILLIALKQRCHQDGLKTDADTLKQQFVLHLHRGIGYLAGNSQIKQIEDLVELVENK
- a CDS encoding ABC transporter permease; this encodes MNWWQKLQKNTLARLGATLLIIFYLSAIFADFIAPYSPYDSQVEGSLLPPTAIHWRNPARKITAPFVYPTTQGVTDINTGDRLLIINQEKPSPIAFLVKGNPYNLFEISLPLPPKFEPVAIFPGIPLNRHLFGTINKARINLLGTDEQGRDLFSRLLFGGRISLFIGLAGIAISYPLGMLIGGISGYFGGWIDAVAMRVVEVLMTIPGIYLLIALASVLPPGLSSAQTFLLIVLITSFISWSGLARVIRGQVLSIKEQEFVQAANAMGANPIYIIVRHILPQTATYIIISATLAVPGFIIAEATLSLIGLGIQSKDPSWGNLLSSATNASILVLQPWLIIPPALLIILTVLAFNLLGDGLRDALDPRSLYQNK